The following proteins are co-located in the Microcystis wesenbergii NRERC-220 genome:
- a CDS encoding NADP-dependent isocitrate dehydrogenase, which produces MTVSYEKITPPTTGSTITFSDGKPLVPDDPIIPFIRGDGTGVDIWPATEKVIDAAIATAYGGQRKIHWFKVYAGDEACEIYGTYQYLPQDTLTAIKEYGIAIKGPLTTPIGGGIRSLNVALRQIFDLYACVRPCRYYAGTPSPHKTPEKLDVIVYRENTEDIYLGIEWKQGTEIADKLINYLNTELIPATPEHGKKQIPLDAGIGIKPISKTGSQRLVRRAIERALTLPKPKNQVTLVHKGNIMKYTEGAFRDWGYELAKSEFRDVCVTEMESWILSNKEKNPDLSIEDNARMVEPGYDALTDEKKAKICQEVTSVLDAIWETHGNGQWQDKIMVNDRIADSIFQQIQTRPDEYSILATMNLNGDYLSDAAAAIVGGLGMGPGANIGDTCAIFEATHGTAPKHAGLDRINPGSVILSGVMMLEYMGWQEAADLIKKGIAAAIANRQVTYDLARLMEPPVNPPLKCSEFADAIISHFGD; this is translated from the coding sequence ATGACTGTGAGCTACGAAAAAATCACCCCACCGACAACAGGCTCGACAATTACTTTTTCTGACGGAAAACCTCTAGTTCCCGACGATCCCATCATTCCCTTCATTCGTGGTGACGGTACGGGAGTCGATATCTGGCCCGCAACCGAAAAAGTCATTGATGCAGCGATCGCCACAGCCTACGGTGGTCAAAGGAAAATCCATTGGTTTAAAGTCTATGCTGGCGATGAAGCTTGCGAAATCTACGGGACCTATCAATATCTACCCCAAGATACATTGACAGCGATTAAAGAATATGGTATTGCCATCAAGGGTCCCTTGACCACTCCGATCGGTGGCGGCATTCGTTCCCTGAATGTGGCTTTGCGGCAAATTTTTGACCTCTATGCCTGTGTTCGTCCCTGTCGTTACTATGCGGGAACCCCTTCCCCCCATAAAACCCCAGAAAAACTCGATGTCATCGTCTATCGGGAAAATACCGAGGATATCTATCTCGGTATCGAATGGAAACAAGGCACGGAAATCGCCGATAAACTGATTAATTATCTCAACACCGAACTAATTCCCGCCACTCCCGAACATGGTAAAAAACAAATTCCCCTCGATGCGGGTATCGGGATCAAACCGATTAGTAAGACGGGTTCCCAAAGATTAGTCCGCCGGGCGATCGAACGAGCGCTGACTTTACCGAAACCGAAAAATCAAGTTACGCTTGTCCACAAGGGTAACATTATGAAATATACGGAAGGGGCGTTCCGGGATTGGGGTTATGAATTAGCTAAAAGTGAATTCCGGGATGTGTGCGTTACCGAGATGGAATCATGGATCCTGAGCAATAAGGAGAAAAACCCCGATCTGAGCATCGAAGATAACGCCCGCATGGTGGAACCGGGTTATGATGCCCTCACGGACGAGAAAAAAGCTAAAATCTGTCAAGAAGTTACCAGTGTTCTCGATGCTATCTGGGAAACCCACGGCAATGGCCAGTGGCAAGATAAAATTATGGTTAACGATCGCATCGCCGATAGTATCTTCCAACAGATCCAAACCCGTCCCGATGAATACTCGATCCTCGCTACCATGAACCTGAATGGCGATTATCTCTCCGATGCGGCAGCGGCGATCGTCGGTGGTTTAGGGATGGGACCCGGGGCGAATATTGGCGATACTTGCGCTATTTTTGAGGCAACCCACGGCACAGCCCCTAAACACGCCGGTTTAGACCGAATTAACCCCGGTTCGGTGATTCTTTCCGGGGTGATGATGTTGGAATACATGGGATGGCAAGAAGCAGCCGATTTGATTAAAAAAGGCATCGCAGCAGCGATCGCTAATCGACAAGTTACCTACGATTTAGCGCGTCTGATGGAACCCCCCGTTAATCCTCCCCTGAAATGTTCCGAATTTGCCGACGCGATTATCTCCCATTTTGGCGATTAA
- a CDS encoding valine--tRNA ligase produces the protein MTSELSKQYDPKITETKWQQYWENQEIFTANPEKGGETYCIVIPPPNVTGSLHMGHAFESALIDTLVRYKRMTGKNTLWLPGTDHASIAVQAILDRQLKAEKTDRYQLGREKFLERAWQWKEESGSTIVNQLRRLGVSVDWTRERFTMDEGLSHAVRTAFIKLYEDGLIYRGQYLVNWCPESRSAVSDLEVENKDIEGNLWYFRYPLSDGSGYLQVATTRPETMLGDTGVAVNPQDPRYRHLIGKTVTLPIMGREIPIIADELVDPQFGTGCVKVTPAHDPKDFEMGKRHNLAFINIMNLDGSLNENAGIFAGQDRFVARKNVVKKLDEDGFLVKIEAYRHSVPYSDRGKVPVEPLLSTQWFVKIEPLATKALACLDQENSPRFVPERWTKVYRDWLVKLKDWCISRQLWWGHQIPAWYIISETNNEITNHTPFVVAPDETSALAKAKQEYGEDIIIQQDPDVLDTWFSSGLWPFSTMGWPEKTLDLDTYYPTTTLVTGFDIIFFWVARMTMMAGYFTQQMPFKDVYIHGLVRDENGKKMSKSANNGIDPLILIDKYGTDALRYTLIREVAGAGQDISLQYNRKTDESESVEAARNFANKIWNASRFVMMNLEGKTPEELGEPVLENLELADRWILSRYHQTVQKTRDYLENYGMGEAAKGLYEFIWRDFCDWYIELVKTRLWKDKESVSCATARQTLAFILAGTLKLLHPFMPHITEEIWHHLTQENQQVLALETYPIADSSLIDLDLENTFELLIESIRVLRNLRAEAGIKPGATITAILQTENSQELAILQRGQVYLKDLAKIENLILTAKLTEEVNQAIAGVVATVEILIPLSGLVDISVLAGKLEKNLAKVEGEIKSLSDRLNKPSFVEKAPEALIQKTKQALAESEKQAQILQERLKRLH, from the coding sequence ATGACCTCGGAACTATCGAAGCAATACGATCCCAAGATCACAGAAACCAAATGGCAGCAATATTGGGAAAATCAAGAAATATTTACAGCAAACCCCGAAAAAGGCGGCGAAACCTACTGTATAGTCATCCCCCCTCCCAATGTTACCGGTAGTCTCCACATGGGTCACGCTTTCGAGAGTGCCTTGATTGATACACTTGTTCGCTACAAACGCATGACCGGCAAAAATACCCTCTGGCTGCCAGGTACAGATCACGCTAGTATTGCAGTACAAGCCATACTCGATCGCCAATTAAAAGCCGAAAAAACCGACCGTTATCAACTAGGAAGGGAAAAATTCCTCGAACGCGCTTGGCAATGGAAAGAGGAGTCCGGTAGTACCATTGTTAATCAACTGCGGCGCTTGGGGGTATCCGTCGATTGGACGCGGGAACGTTTCACCATGGATGAGGGACTTTCCCATGCTGTCCGTACTGCTTTTATCAAACTTTATGAAGACGGATTAATCTATCGCGGTCAATACTTAGTTAACTGGTGTCCGGAATCCCGATCGGCCGTTTCCGATTTAGAGGTAGAAAACAAGGATATTGAGGGAAATCTCTGGTATTTTCGCTATCCTCTCAGCGATGGTAGCGGTTATCTTCAAGTAGCCACCACAAGGCCCGAAACCATGCTCGGTGATACTGGTGTAGCTGTCAACCCGCAAGACCCCCGTTATCGCCATTTAATCGGCAAAACCGTCACTTTACCGATAATGGGGCGAGAAATCCCCATTATTGCCGATGAATTGGTGGATCCCCAATTCGGTACCGGTTGCGTCAAAGTTACGCCGGCCCACGATCCCAAGGATTTTGAGATGGGTAAACGCCATAATTTAGCCTTTATTAATATCATGAATTTAGACGGCAGTTTAAACGAAAATGCCGGAATATTCGCAGGTCAAGATCGTTTTGTTGCCCGCAAAAATGTCGTTAAAAAACTCGATGAAGACGGCTTTTTAGTTAAGATTGAAGCCTATCGCCATAGCGTCCCCTATAGCGATCGAGGTAAAGTTCCCGTGGAACCCCTTTTATCTACCCAATGGTTCGTTAAAATTGAACCTTTAGCCACAAAAGCTTTAGCCTGTTTAGATCAGGAAAACTCGCCCCGTTTTGTGCCGGAAAGATGGACAAAAGTTTATCGCGATTGGTTAGTTAAACTAAAAGATTGGTGTATTTCTCGACAACTGTGGTGGGGTCATCAAATTCCCGCTTGGTATATTATCAGTGAAACTAACAACGAAATTACTAACCATACTCCCTTCGTCGTTGCCCCAGATGAAACCTCCGCTTTAGCCAAGGCTAAACAAGAGTATGGAGAGGATATAATTATTCAACAAGACCCCGATGTTTTAGATACTTGGTTTTCCTCGGGATTGTGGCCATTTTCGACTATGGGATGGCCAGAAAAAACCCTTGATCTAGACACCTATTATCCCACCACAACCCTCGTCACTGGTTTTGACATTATCTTTTTCTGGGTGGCCAGAATGACGATGATGGCGGGCTATTTTACCCAACAAATGCCCTTTAAAGATGTGTATATTCACGGTTTAGTTAGGGATGAAAACGGCAAAAAGATGTCTAAATCTGCTAATAACGGCATCGATCCCCTAATTTTAATTGATAAATATGGAACCGATGCTTTACGATATACCTTAATCCGAGAAGTGGCAGGAGCAGGACAGGATATCAGTCTGCAATACAACCGTAAAACCGATGAATCGGAATCCGTAGAAGCTGCCCGAAATTTTGCCAATAAAATTTGGAATGCTTCCCGTTTTGTCATGATGAATCTGGAGGGAAAAACCCCAGAAGAATTGGGAGAACCAGTTTTAGAAAATTTAGAATTAGCTGATCGCTGGATTTTATCTCGTTATCATCAAACAGTGCAAAAAACTAGAGATTATCTAGAAAATTATGGCATGGGAGAAGCGGCTAAAGGTCTATACGAATTTATCTGGCGCGATTTCTGTGATTGGTATATCGAGTTAGTAAAAACTCGTTTATGGAAGGATAAAGAATCGGTTTCCTGTGCCACGGCCCGGCAAACTTTGGCTTTTATCTTGGCAGGGACATTAAAATTATTACATCCCTTTATGCCCCATATTACCGAAGAAATTTGGCATCATTTAACCCAAGAAAATCAGCAGGTTTTAGCTTTAGAAACCTATCCAATAGCTGATAGTTCTCTGATCGATTTAGACTTAGAAAATACTTTTGAGTTATTAATAGAAAGTATTCGGGTGTTGCGTAATTTGCGGGCCGAAGCGGGGATTAAACCGGGGGCAACGATCACGGCAATTTTACAGACAGAAAACAGTCAAGAATTAGCTATTCTGCAACGCGGACAAGTGTACTTAAAAGACTTGGCCAAGATCGAAAACTTAATTTTGACGGCAAAATTGACCGAGGAAGTCAATCAAGCGATCGCTGGTGTTGTCGCTACGGTAGAAATCCTCATCCCCCTGTCCGGATTGGTTGATATATCGGTATTGGCTGGGAAATTAGAGAAAAATTTAGCTAAAGTAGAAGGGGAAATCAAGAGTTTGAGCGATCGCTTGAATAAACCTAGCTTTGTCGAAAAAGCTCCAGAAGCTTTAATCCAAAAAACGAAGCAAGCTTTAGCAGAGTCCGAAAAACAAGCCCAAATTCTCCAAGAACGCTTAAAACGTCTGCATTAA
- a CDS encoding transposase, translating to MLAKAGCEVLFLPAYSPDINKIEKFWARLKNYVSQIINDSENLVDAVSKAFSHLS from the coding sequence TTGTTAGCTAAAGCGGGATGTGAAGTGCTATTTTTACCCGCCTATTCTCCAGATATCAACAAAATTGAAAAGTTCTGGGCTAGATTGAAAAACTATGTTAGTCAGATTATCAATGATAGTGAAAACCTTGTGGATGCTGTGAGTAAAGCCTTCAGCCATCTGTCCTAA